The Pseudodesulfovibrio sp. zrk46 genome contains a region encoding:
- a CDS encoding bacteriohemerythrin — protein sequence MNIKMRLIGSVALISLIIVGMFAATWVVTSSQKDDSLIINLAGRQRMLSQKLAKETLAYGASGNAAYKANIEKTIAVFESTLMALSDSGNAPLSLDPAGAKASLPAASPAVYAQLGKVKKLWVAYRQNVEEAVASGQPDVTKLSAISLNVLKEMNSAVGMMQKESEGRVTTLLIVQMVGVGVGIIIVLIVLISLNSRLTTPLSNLQNYAGEVAKGNLDAKIEGDYVKELLVLKNSIVTMVENIKENIAEVASQKTEAERNASTARKAKEAAEKQQEQVKELLDAMAKAAQKASAISHDVAGSVTELASQVDEVNHGTDVQRDRMTETATAMEEMNATVLEVANNASNAAEAAARARENAQTGAEGVRQAVTSIDAIKDQILDLNESMSELGQQAESIGHIMNVVTDIADQTNLLALNAAIEAARAGEAGRGFAVVADEVRKLAEKTMDATKEVGGAVNTIQEQARSNIRAVENSVKDIVKSTEAASESGRFMDEIVAIVEDTANMVESIATASEEQSAASEEINQAVADVTRVASETAEGMALAAKKLDSMAAMTSDLDVVIRDMSTGSAQVEKAGRGLKEIEAELKVQGLRMSDRSGLRASDSSGMMQWTDELSTNIREIDEQHIRLINLINALQKAMVSGKGKEAVAQVLEELKDYTVFHFAHEETLFEEYDYPETEGHVQAHKMFVEKVVEFEQKILSGKASVTMEVLDFLKDWLVKHIMGVDHRYSPYFNKKGLY from the coding sequence GTGAATATCAAAATGCGTCTTATTGGTTCAGTGGCACTCATTTCTCTGATCATTGTCGGCATGTTCGCCGCCACTTGGGTCGTCACCTCAAGCCAGAAGGATGACAGCCTGATCATCAATCTTGCTGGAAGACAGCGGATGCTCAGCCAGAAGTTGGCCAAGGAAACGTTGGCATATGGTGCGAGTGGCAATGCTGCTTACAAAGCAAATATCGAGAAGACCATCGCTGTCTTCGAATCCACCCTTATGGCGTTGTCTGATTCCGGTAACGCTCCCTTGAGCTTGGATCCCGCCGGAGCAAAGGCCTCTTTGCCAGCAGCCAGCCCTGCCGTGTACGCTCAGTTGGGCAAGGTGAAAAAGCTGTGGGTCGCTTATCGTCAGAATGTTGAAGAGGCTGTGGCTTCAGGACAGCCTGATGTGACCAAACTCTCTGCAATCAGCCTGAACGTGCTCAAGGAAATGAATAGCGCTGTGGGCATGATGCAGAAAGAGTCGGAAGGCCGGGTTACTACTCTGCTCATTGTACAGATGGTCGGCGTGGGAGTTGGAATTATTATCGTCCTCATTGTCCTGATCAGCCTCAACTCTCGGCTGACGACGCCGCTTTCCAACCTGCAGAATTACGCTGGTGAGGTGGCCAAGGGCAATCTGGATGCGAAGATTGAGGGCGACTATGTTAAGGAACTGTTGGTCCTCAAAAATTCCATCGTCACCATGGTGGAGAATATCAAGGAAAATATCGCTGAAGTGGCGTCTCAGAAGACCGAGGCCGAACGAAATGCTTCGACAGCACGAAAGGCCAAGGAGGCGGCTGAAAAACAGCAGGAACAGGTCAAAGAATTGCTGGATGCCATGGCTAAAGCCGCGCAGAAGGCTAGCGCAATCTCTCACGATGTGGCCGGTTCCGTCACTGAATTGGCTTCTCAGGTGGATGAGGTCAATCACGGTACAGATGTACAGCGTGACCGCATGACCGAGACTGCCACGGCCATGGAAGAGATGAATGCGACTGTTCTTGAAGTAGCCAATAATGCTTCCAATGCAGCAGAAGCTGCCGCCCGTGCTCGTGAAAACGCACAGACTGGTGCCGAGGGCGTGCGTCAGGCTGTTACTTCCATTGATGCAATCAAGGATCAGATTCTTGATCTTAATGAATCCATGTCTGAGCTCGGCCAGCAGGCCGAAAGCATTGGCCATATTATGAACGTGGTCACGGATATCGCTGACCAGACCAACCTGTTGGCCCTGAATGCCGCCATTGAGGCTGCCCGTGCCGGTGAGGCCGGTCGCGGTTTTGCCGTTGTTGCAGACGAAGTTCGCAAACTTGCCGAAAAGACCATGGACGCCACCAAGGAAGTCGGCGGGGCGGTCAATACCATTCAGGAACAGGCCCGCAGCAATATTCGCGCTGTTGAGAATTCCGTGAAGGATATCGTCAAATCCACCGAAGCAGCTAGCGAATCAGGGCGGTTCATGGATGAGATCGTGGCCATCGTCGAGGATACCGCCAATATGGTGGAATCCATTGCCACGGCGTCGGAAGAGCAGTCTGCTGCCAGCGAAGAAATCAATCAGGCCGTGGCCGACGTTACCCGGGTTGCTTCCGAAACCGCTGAAGGCATGGCGTTGGCTGCGAAGAAACTGGACTCCATGGCTGCCATGACCTCTGATCTGGATGTTGTTATTCGTGACATGTCCACAGGTTCGGCTCAGGTGGAGAAGGCGGGCCGGGGACTCAAGGAAATCGAGGCGGAGCTCAAGGTGCAGGGCTTGCGCATGTCAGATCGCTCCGGTCTCAGGGCCAGCGATTCCAGCGGCATGATGCAGTGGACCGATGAACTGTCCACCAATATTCGTGAGATTGATGAGCAGCATATCCGTTTGATCAATCTTATCAATGCCCTGCAAAAGGCCATGGTGTCCGGCAAGGGCAAGGAAGCCGTGGCGCAGGTGCTGGAAGAGCTCAAGGATTACACCGTATTCCACTTTGCACACGAAGAGACGCTGTTCGAGGAGTATGACTACCCCGAGACAGAAGGGCATGTGCAGGCGCACAAGATGTTCGTGGAGAAGGTTGTAGAGTTCGAACAGAAGATTTTGTCCGGTAAGGCATCGGTGACAATGGAAGTTCTTGATTTCCTGAAGGATTGGCTGGTGAAGCACATCATGGGTGTGGATCATCGATATAGCCCGTACTTCAACAAGAAGGGCCTGTACTAG
- a CDS encoding methyl-accepting chemotaxis protein translates to MKRFRDWGMRSKILSLFLATVALVLIGLLGYFIPVVGNSLMEEKRVATKSVVEVAYGVIDYWAGQAASGAVTKEEAEKRAKDEIRGFRYKGSEYFWINDMNHVVVMHGAKASLEGKDVSGLKDEDGVYLFREMVTVSKKHGQGFVNYRWPKAGSDQPVPKISFVKLYKPWGWIVGSGIYVDDVESQVMSLRLQILIPTIIGIALLIAVVIFVVRGLVLPLQQALIVSNAMAEGDLTHDIEVKSQDEVGLLTQAMSDMLTALRRVVGEVATATEQVAAGSEELASSATILSEGATEQASSVEEVSASMEEMTSSIEQNASNAKITDDMTNKAATDTERGGDAVAKTVEAMKQIAEKISIIEDIARQTNLLALNAAIEAARAGEHGKGFAVVAAEVRKLAERSGTAAAEISELSVSSVEVAEQAGELLGQIVPDIQKTAELVQEIAAASNQQRNGGDQVNSAVHEMDKVIQQNASASEEVASTAEELAGQAQQLQESMRFFQVGGYGGNTMMRQPPAPKKTTVVNRPAQPLPSAAPAPSKGNGVDLGMDDDDTGFERF, encoded by the coding sequence ATGAAGCGCTTTAGGGATTGGGGAATGAGGAGCAAGATTCTCAGTTTGTTCCTCGCAACTGTGGCCCTGGTTCTGATTGGGCTGCTGGGATACTTTATCCCGGTTGTTGGCAATTCATTGATGGAAGAAAAGCGCGTCGCCACCAAGAGCGTGGTCGAGGTCGCTTATGGCGTCATCGATTACTGGGCAGGGCAGGCCGCCTCTGGTGCTGTCACCAAGGAAGAGGCTGAAAAGCGTGCCAAGGACGAGATTCGGGGTTTCCGCTACAAGGGTAGTGAGTATTTCTGGATCAACGATATGAACCATGTCGTGGTTATGCACGGTGCCAAGGCTTCCCTTGAAGGCAAGGACGTAAGCGGTCTCAAGGATGAAGATGGCGTTTACCTCTTCCGGGAAATGGTCACTGTCTCCAAGAAGCACGGACAGGGGTTCGTAAATTATCGTTGGCCCAAGGCCGGATCTGACCAGCCTGTTCCCAAGATCTCCTTCGTCAAGCTGTATAAGCCTTGGGGTTGGATCGTGGGTAGTGGTATTTATGTCGACGATGTTGAATCTCAGGTCATGAGTCTCAGGTTGCAGATTTTGATACCCACCATCATAGGTATCGCACTGCTTATTGCCGTGGTCATTTTCGTTGTTCGCGGATTGGTCCTGCCGTTGCAGCAGGCACTGATCGTGTCCAATGCCATGGCAGAAGGTGACTTGACCCATGACATTGAGGTCAAGAGTCAGGATGAAGTTGGTCTGTTGACCCAGGCGATGTCAGACATGCTGACGGCGCTCCGTCGGGTTGTCGGCGAAGTCGCTACCGCTACCGAGCAGGTTGCTGCCGGTAGTGAGGAGCTGGCATCCTCCGCCACCATCCTGTCCGAAGGTGCCACTGAGCAGGCCTCCAGTGTTGAAGAAGTCTCCGCCTCCATGGAAGAGATGACCTCCAGCATTGAGCAGAACGCCAGTAATGCAAAGATCACTGACGACATGACAAACAAGGCGGCCACGGATACCGAGCGCGGCGGCGATGCCGTAGCCAAGACCGTGGAGGCCATGAAGCAGATCGCTGAAAAGATCTCCATCATTGAAGACATTGCCCGTCAGACCAACCTGCTGGCATTGAACGCAGCCATTGAGGCCGCGCGTGCCGGTGAGCATGGTAAGGGCTTTGCAGTTGTTGCGGCCGAAGTTCGCAAGCTGGCCGAGCGTTCTGGAACCGCCGCTGCCGAGATCAGTGAACTCTCGGTGTCCAGTGTGGAAGTAGCGGAACAGGCCGGTGAGCTGCTTGGCCAGATCGTGCCGGATATCCAGAAGACCGCAGAGTTGGTGCAGGAAATCGCAGCCGCGAGTAACCAGCAGCGCAACGGCGGTGATCAGGTGAATTCCGCAGTGCACGAAATGGACAAGGTTATCCAGCAGAACGCTTCCGCTTCTGAGGAAGTCGCCTCCACTGCAGAAGAGCTGGCCGGTCAGGCGCAGCAACTGCAGGAAAGCATGCGCTTCTTCCAGGTAGGCGGATATGGCGGCAACACCATGATGCGCCAACCTCCTGCACCAAAGAAGACTACCGTGGTCAATCGTCCGGCTCAGCCGCTCCCCTCGGCTGCTCCGGCACCGAGTAAGGGCAACGGCGTAGACTTGGGCATGGATGACGATGATACCGGATTCGAGCGCTTCTAA
- a CDS encoding IMP cyclohydrolase: MSDLKKMYSTLQQDPFPEDLKLTLGDQELTFRKRTWEIDGETKGLRYGENPDQPAALYEPVAGALEVGGVKFIGAGQGLVSALTEEHMLQAGKHPGKTNLTDVDNALNILQYLSAKPAALILKHNNPCGAAWTEDGVAEAFRRAFEADRIAAFGGAVVVNRTLDLATAEHISKVYVEVVAAPAFENEALELLKKKKNLRILQIPGITELAELAQQPFLDIKSLSDGGMVLQFSFRNRILTADDFIEAKAEKDGNVFLARTPSKQEADDMLFAWAVEAGVTSNSVIFARDGVTTAIGTGEQDRVGCVLLATTKAYIKYADLLASKELEMSLFELKLAAIKDADMKAKLEDIEKRTEEARGGLPGSVVVSDGFFPFRDGVDLCIDQGVTAIAQPGGSIRDNEVITAVNEATPQVAMVFTGQRSFKH, from the coding sequence ATGAGTGATCTGAAAAAAATGTATAGTACCCTTCAGCAGGACCCGTTTCCGGAGGACCTCAAGCTCACTCTGGGCGACCAGGAGCTGACCTTCCGCAAGCGCACCTGGGAGATCGACGGCGAGACCAAAGGTCTGCGTTACGGCGAGAACCCGGACCAGCCCGCCGCGCTCTACGAGCCGGTGGCAGGCGCGCTCGAAGTGGGTGGCGTCAAATTCATCGGCGCAGGACAGGGCCTTGTTTCCGCACTGACCGAAGAGCACATGCTCCAGGCAGGCAAGCACCCCGGCAAGACCAACCTGACCGACGTTGATAACGCACTGAATATTTTGCAATACCTTTCGGCCAAGCCCGCCGCGCTGATTCTGAAGCACAACAACCCGTGCGGCGCAGCCTGGACCGAAGACGGCGTAGCCGAAGCTTTCCGCCGCGCCTTCGAGGCTGACCGCATTGCCGCATTCGGCGGCGCTGTTGTGGTCAACCGTACCCTCGACCTCGCCACTGCCGAGCACATCAGCAAGGTTTACGTGGAAGTGGTCGCAGCCCCGGCATTCGAAAACGAAGCCCTTGAGCTGCTGAAGAAGAAAAAGAACCTGCGCATCCTGCAGATTCCCGGCATCACCGAGCTGGCCGAACTGGCCCAGCAGCCGTTCCTGGACATCAAGTCCCTCTCCGACGGCGGCATGGTGCTCCAGTTCTCCTTCCGTAACCGCATCCTCACTGCCGACGACTTCATCGAAGCCAAGGCAGAGAAGGACGGCAACGTCTTCCTCGCCCGCACCCCCTCCAAGCAGGAAGCGGACGACATGCTCTTTGCCTGGGCCGTAGAAGCCGGAGTAACTTCCAACTCCGTCATCTTTGCCCGCGACGGTGTCACCACCGCCATCGGCACCGGTGAGCAGGACCGCGTTGGTTGCGTGCTCCTCGCCACCACCAAGGCCTACATCAAGTACGCCGATCTGCTCGCATCCAAGGAACTGGAAATGTCACTCTTCGAGTTGAAGTTGGCAGCCATCAAGGATGCAGACATGAAGGCCAAGCTGGAAGACATCGAGAAGCGCACCGAAGAAGCTCGCGGCGGCCTGCCCGGCTCCGTAGTCGTTTCCGACGGTTTCTTCCCGTTCCGCGACGGCGTGGACCTCTGTATCGATCAGGGCGTCACCGCCATTGCCCAGCCCGGCGGTTCCATCCGCGACAACGAAGTGATCACCGCCGTGAACGAAGCCACCCCGCAGGTGGCCATGGTCTTCACCGGACAGCGCTCCTTCAAGCACTAA
- a CDS encoding SemiSWEET transporter, translating into MTRETMEIIGIIAGCCTTASFVPQVLHTWRTKSVEDISLRMYLLLCTGVTLWLVYGLLVDSLSVVLANSVTLVLAASVLVMKLRFRNPKE; encoded by the coding sequence ATGACTCGTGAAACCATGGAAATCATCGGCATCATCGCCGGGTGCTGCACCACCGCTTCTTTTGTTCCGCAGGTATTACATACGTGGCGGACAAAATCCGTGGAGGATATCTCCCTGCGTATGTATCTGCTGCTCTGCACAGGTGTGACGCTTTGGCTCGTCTACGGCCTGCTTGTGGATTCACTGTCCGTTGTTCTTGCCAACAGCGTGACCCTTGTTCTGGCCGCGTCCGTGCTGGTCATGAAGCTGCGGTTTCGGAATCCTAAAGAGTGA
- a CDS encoding ribonuclease catalytic domain-containing protein, whose translation MAKTMIPGPTLRPGTVVEFMHGDQPQLAWVLEDASGKLRILTINKREMKLPAARLLPWHGPVHDSESNRQEIQDILNSHQEKRGEIQAGLDVMELWALAQGELESAPLSWFAGLLWEEPNEDEIAALGRAMLGAKTHFKFRPPNFEIWSEEQVELKMRQKAEEKAREAIVSAGQVLLQELWAAYNQGRKPKLPVFEDDLADNLKGILRRKVGDNLDENERKIWTAISKGLPDTPHLALFLSQAWGILPRHHNYLLDEAEYDWGNEWSESFSNEIEQIENTFSNQSEEIDPTPYISIDAITTRDIDDAFFIEKEDTGYKLTIILARPDAHWEFGSPLDRAVMNRATSLYLPEGTAHMMPEQFGTELYSLIAGNKRPVLFADFHLDMDGKLTKVEPRTGWAEVTANITYEDADAAIRDETDPMLVLAHDLAEKLIARRIEAGACVIRKPEPIVTVEGEGAQSSVNITLKEESPRSELVISEFMILANSGLALWAKDNDIPLLHRTQDIALPQESAGIFTEPAEILRAVKLLLPPILETSPKRHAALAVPAYAPITSPLRRYTDLINMAQVCTQLADGTPRLDKDALDKLAVTLGLRVKSVGAVQRFRPRYWKLVYLAKRRKQFQSAVMVDDNGPMATLAMPELQVNVRAPKKLLGDKLYPGQRFQINFTRVDPLTNEIRIAEALEE comes from the coding sequence ATGGCTAAAACGATGATCCCCGGCCCTACCCTCCGCCCCGGCACGGTGGTGGAATTCATGCACGGCGACCAGCCCCAGCTCGCTTGGGTCTTGGAAGACGCCTCGGGCAAACTGCGCATCCTGACCATCAACAAGCGTGAGATGAAGCTGCCTGCCGCGCGCCTTTTGCCTTGGCACGGCCCGGTGCATGACAGCGAATCCAACCGTCAGGAGATTCAGGATATCCTGAATTCGCATCAGGAAAAGCGAGGAGAAATCCAAGCCGGACTGGACGTCATGGAACTATGGGCCCTCGCTCAAGGGGAACTGGAAAGCGCCCCCCTTTCATGGTTCGCCGGGCTCCTGTGGGAAGAACCGAATGAGGATGAAATCGCCGCCCTCGGCCGCGCCATGTTGGGAGCAAAGACCCACTTCAAGTTCCGCCCGCCGAATTTCGAGATCTGGTCCGAGGAACAGGTCGAACTCAAGATGCGCCAGAAGGCCGAGGAAAAAGCACGCGAAGCCATTGTTTCCGCAGGCCAGGTGCTGCTTCAGGAGCTGTGGGCCGCATACAATCAGGGGCGCAAACCTAAGCTGCCCGTGTTTGAGGACGACCTTGCCGACAACCTGAAAGGCATCCTGCGCCGCAAAGTTGGCGACAACCTCGACGAAAACGAGCGCAAGATCTGGACTGCCATCAGCAAAGGCCTGCCGGACACACCACACCTCGCACTCTTTCTTTCTCAGGCATGGGGCATCCTGCCGCGCCACCACAACTACCTGCTGGACGAGGCGGAATATGATTGGGGCAACGAATGGTCTGAATCATTCAGCAATGAAATTGAACAGATAGAAAACACATTTTCCAATCAGTCCGAAGAGATCGATCCAACCCCATATATCAGCATCGACGCCATCACCACCCGTGATATCGACGACGCATTCTTTATCGAAAAGGAAGATACCGGCTACAAGCTGACCATCATTCTGGCCCGCCCCGATGCCCACTGGGAGTTCGGTTCCCCGCTGGATCGCGCTGTCATGAACCGCGCTACCTCCCTGTATCTTCCTGAGGGCACGGCACACATGATGCCAGAACAGTTTGGCACCGAACTGTACAGCCTGATTGCCGGAAACAAGCGCCCTGTGCTGTTTGCAGATTTCCATCTGGATATGGATGGCAAGCTCACCAAGGTTGAGCCACGTACCGGCTGGGCCGAGGTCACTGCCAACATCACATACGAAGATGCTGACGCCGCCATCAGGGATGAGACCGACCCGATGCTGGTACTGGCGCATGATCTGGCCGAGAAGCTGATCGCCCGTCGCATTGAGGCAGGCGCCTGTGTCATCCGCAAGCCCGAGCCCATCGTGACTGTAGAAGGTGAAGGCGCACAGTCTTCGGTGAACATCACCTTGAAGGAAGAGTCACCGCGTTCCGAACTAGTCATCAGCGAGTTCATGATTCTCGCCAACTCCGGCCTTGCTCTTTGGGCAAAAGACAATGACATCCCGCTGCTGCACCGCACGCAGGATATTGCGCTGCCGCAGGAGTCCGCTGGTATATTCACCGAGCCCGCAGAGATTCTTCGCGCGGTCAAGCTGCTGCTGCCGCCCATTCTGGAGACCTCCCCCAAACGTCATGCAGCCCTTGCGGTTCCGGCCTATGCGCCCATTACCTCGCCGCTGCGCCGCTACACTGATCTCATCAACATGGCGCAGGTCTGTACACAACTCGCAGACGGCACGCCGCGCCTCGACAAGGACGCCCTCGACAAGCTGGCCGTCACCCTCGGATTGCGCGTCAAATCTGTCGGTGCCGTGCAACGGTTCCGCCCACGCTACTGGAAGCTGGTGTACCTTGCCAAACGCCGCAAGCAGTTCCAGTCTGCGGTCATGGTGGACGACAACGGTCCCATGGCGACCCTCGCCATGCCGGAACTTCAGGTGAACGTCCGCGCTCCCAAAAAGCTCCTGGGCGACAAGCTCTACCCGGGCCAACGATTCCAGATCAACTTCACCCGGGTCGATCCTCTCACCAACGAAATCCGCATAGCCGAAGCGTTGGAAGAGTAG
- a CDS encoding dual specificity protein phosphatase produces the protein MFGFRKKKQQYAYQVTWVTDQLGVGHAPMSHAQLEAIKVQGIDAILNLCGEFCDLHDIEADAGFEVHYLPLEDEEAPELIELEKALEWLDEAIYLGKKVLIHCRHGIGRTGTVLNSYLLRRGLGHKLAGKALKKLKSKPANFVQWRTVRKYGKQSGRLTVREPSLEVKRLVDLSPFFNDYEELVERVNELAGDGPQGIACGLDHKECCTTPVRLSLAEAVHISHRINLELTGQARLEVIERAVETAQGERKAASDIGQEGEDSEYCLASANTICPLLVEDKCLLFEHRPLQCRAFGLDESADGDLWAQLLTPALDKISSEIWFAYTGSMAVDLPLFSLADVASGKFMETIFKYMMKQGLDA, from the coding sequence ATGTTCGGATTTAGGAAGAAAAAACAGCAGTACGCCTATCAGGTCACATGGGTGACCGATCAGCTCGGCGTGGGGCATGCCCCCATGAGCCATGCCCAGCTTGAGGCCATCAAGGTGCAGGGTATCGACGCCATCCTCAACCTGTGCGGTGAGTTTTGTGATCTGCATGACATCGAGGCCGATGCCGGTTTCGAGGTCCATTATCTTCCTTTGGAGGATGAGGAAGCTCCCGAGTTGATCGAGCTGGAAAAGGCACTGGAATGGCTGGACGAGGCCATCTATCTTGGCAAGAAGGTGCTTATACACTGCCGACACGGTATCGGACGAACTGGCACAGTCCTCAACTCCTATCTCCTCCGGCGCGGCCTGGGGCACAAGCTCGCAGGCAAGGCGCTCAAGAAACTCAAGAGCAAGCCTGCCAACTTCGTGCAGTGGCGCACGGTGCGCAAGTACGGCAAACAGTCGGGCCGTCTGACGGTGCGCGAACCGTCGCTAGAGGTCAAACGCCTCGTCGATCTCTCTCCATTTTTTAATGACTATGAAGAGTTGGTAGAGCGTGTGAACGAGCTTGCCGGTGATGGCCCTCAAGGTATCGCCTGTGGTCTGGATCACAAGGAATGCTGTACTACTCCGGTTCGTCTCAGCCTCGCCGAGGCCGTTCATATCAGCCATCGAATCAATCTCGAATTGACTGGTCAAGCACGTCTTGAAGTCATCGAGCGGGCCGTGGAAACCGCCCAAGGCGAACGCAAGGCGGCTAGCGATATCGGGCAAGAGGGTGAAGATAGCGAATACTGTCTGGCATCAGCCAATACGATTTGTCCGTTGCTGGTGGAAGACAAATGCCTGCTGTTCGAACATCGTCCCTTGCAGTGCCGTGCCTTTGGTCTGGATGAGAGCGCAGATGGCGACCTGTGGGCGCAACTGCTGACTCCGGCTTTGGACAAGATCTCTTCCGAAATATGGTTCGCCTACACCGGCTCCATGGCGGTAGATTTGCCACTGTTTTCGTTGGCGGATGTTGCAAGCGGCAAGTTCATGGAGACTATTTTCAAGTACATGATGAAGCAGGGCTTGGACGCCTAG